In one Ananas comosus cultivar F153 linkage group 12, ASM154086v1, whole genome shotgun sequence genomic region, the following are encoded:
- the LOC109718849 gene encoding putative lipase YDR444W isoform X1 — protein MFGSDLNLSICPMTTSLMGHASSSDNSKIKQGPDHLLVLVHGIMASPSDWIYAEEQLKRRLGSNFLIYASSSNSYTKTFGGIDGAGRRLADEILDVVQQTDSLRKISFLAHSLGGLFARYAIAVLYNLENLRRGQHGYSTSHTNGNSDKLKSLSASGTIAGLEPINFITLATPHLGVRGKKQLPFLLGVPILEKLAPPLAPIFIGQTGRQLFLTDGKPSKPPLLLRMTSDSEDKKFISALAAFQCRILYANVSYDHMVGWRTSSIRRETELIKPSRRSLGGYKHVVNVEDCPPVSSEGPHFPSEAAKGKEAAQTEPNTENTAEYYHLMEEEMIQGLQRIGWKKVDVSFHSAPWPLFAHNNIHVKREWLHNAGAGVIAHVADSIKQQESATLIAANL, from the exons AGATCAAACAGGGGCCCGATCACCTCCTCGTCCTTGTTCACGGCATCATGGCTAG TCCTAGTGACTGGATTTATGCAGAGGAACAGCTGAAAAGGCGGCTGGGTAGCAATTTCTTGATCTATG CAAGTTCATCCAACAGTTATACAAAAACGTTTGGTGGGATTGATGGAGCTGGAAGGCGATTAGCAGATGAA ATCTTAGATGTGGTTCAACAGACAGATAGCTTGAGGAAAATCTCTTTCTTGGCACATTCCCTTGGCGGTTTGTTTGCAAGATACGCTATTGCTGTACTTTATAACTTGGAAAATTTGAGAAGGGGCCAGCATGGTTATTCTACGAGTCATACAAATGGAAATTCAGACAAACTAAAAAGCTTATCTGCATCGGGGACAATTGCTGGACTTGAGCCGATAAATTTTATTACCTTGGCGACCCCACATCTCGGGGTTAGGGGGAAAAAGCAG CTTCCGTTCTTATTGGGCGTACCGATATTGGAAAAACTCGCACCACCTTTAGCTCCCATCTTTATTGGGCAAACTGGTCGACAACTGTTCTTGACAGATGGGAAACCCAGCAAGCCACCGCTTCTTTTACGAATGACATCTGACTCTGAAGATAAAAAGTTCAT ATCTGCTCTTGCTGCCTTTCAGTGTCGAATTTTATATGCTAATGTGTCTTATGATC ATATGGTTGGCTGGAGAACATCTTCAATCAGGAGAGAAACAGAGCTTATTAAG cCCTCCCGTCGATCTTTGGGTGGCTACAAGCATGTTGTAAATGTGGAAGATTGTCCTCCGGTGTCCTCCGAAGGACCCCATTTTCCATCAGAAGCAGCCAAGGGAAAGGAAGCAGCCCAAACTGAGCCAAACACAGAAAACACCGCAGAATATTATCATCTGATGGAAG aGGAGATGATACAAGGGTTGCAAAGGATAGGTTGGAAGAAAGTTGATGTCAGCTTTCACTCGGCACCTTGGCCCTTATTTGCTCATAACAATATTCAT GTGAAGAGAGAATGGCTTCACAATGCTGGTGCTGGTGTTATTGCTCATGTTGCTGATAGTATAAAGCAGCAAGAGTCTGCTACATTAATTGCCGCAAATCTATAG
- the LOC109718849 gene encoding putative lipase YDR444W isoform X2 yields MSHEKIRTFSVVSLMGHASSSDNSKIKQGPDHLLVLVHGIMASPSDWIYAEEQLKRRLGSNFLIYASSSNSYTKTFGGIDGAGRRLADEILDVVQQTDSLRKISFLAHSLGGLFARYAIAVLYNLENLRRGQHGYSTSHTNGNSDKLKSLSASGTIAGLEPINFITLATPHLGVRGKKQLPFLLGVPILEKLAPPLAPIFIGQTGRQLFLTDGKPSKPPLLLRMTSDSEDKKFISALAAFQCRILYANVSYDHMVGWRTSSIRRETELIKPSRRSLGGYKHVVNVEDCPPVSSEGPHFPSEAAKGKEAAQTEPNTENTAEYYHLMEEEMIQGLQRIGWKKVDVSFHSAPWPLFAHNNIHVKREWLHNAGAGVIAHVADSIKQQESATLIAANL; encoded by the exons AGATCAAACAGGGGCCCGATCACCTCCTCGTCCTTGTTCACGGCATCATGGCTAG TCCTAGTGACTGGATTTATGCAGAGGAACAGCTGAAAAGGCGGCTGGGTAGCAATTTCTTGATCTATG CAAGTTCATCCAACAGTTATACAAAAACGTTTGGTGGGATTGATGGAGCTGGAAGGCGATTAGCAGATGAA ATCTTAGATGTGGTTCAACAGACAGATAGCTTGAGGAAAATCTCTTTCTTGGCACATTCCCTTGGCGGTTTGTTTGCAAGATACGCTATTGCTGTACTTTATAACTTGGAAAATTTGAGAAGGGGCCAGCATGGTTATTCTACGAGTCATACAAATGGAAATTCAGACAAACTAAAAAGCTTATCTGCATCGGGGACAATTGCTGGACTTGAGCCGATAAATTTTATTACCTTGGCGACCCCACATCTCGGGGTTAGGGGGAAAAAGCAG CTTCCGTTCTTATTGGGCGTACCGATATTGGAAAAACTCGCACCACCTTTAGCTCCCATCTTTATTGGGCAAACTGGTCGACAACTGTTCTTGACAGATGGGAAACCCAGCAAGCCACCGCTTCTTTTACGAATGACATCTGACTCTGAAGATAAAAAGTTCAT ATCTGCTCTTGCTGCCTTTCAGTGTCGAATTTTATATGCTAATGTGTCTTATGATC ATATGGTTGGCTGGAGAACATCTTCAATCAGGAGAGAAACAGAGCTTATTAAG cCCTCCCGTCGATCTTTGGGTGGCTACAAGCATGTTGTAAATGTGGAAGATTGTCCTCCGGTGTCCTCCGAAGGACCCCATTTTCCATCAGAAGCAGCCAAGGGAAAGGAAGCAGCCCAAACTGAGCCAAACACAGAAAACACCGCAGAATATTATCATCTGATGGAAG aGGAGATGATACAAGGGTTGCAAAGGATAGGTTGGAAGAAAGTTGATGTCAGCTTTCACTCGGCACCTTGGCCCTTATTTGCTCATAACAATATTCAT GTGAAGAGAGAATGGCTTCACAATGCTGGTGCTGGTGTTATTGCTCATGTTGCTGATAGTATAAAGCAGCAAGAGTCTGCTACATTAATTGCCGCAAATCTATAG
- the LOC109718849 gene encoding putative lipase YDL109C isoform X3, with product MGHASSSDNSKIKQGPDHLLVLVHGIMASPSDWIYAEEQLKRRLGSNFLIYASSSNSYTKTFGGIDGAGRRLADEILDVVQQTDSLRKISFLAHSLGGLFARYAIAVLYNLENLRRGQHGYSTSHTNGNSDKLKSLSASGTIAGLEPINFITLATPHLGVRGKKQLPFLLGVPILEKLAPPLAPIFIGQTGRQLFLTDGKPSKPPLLLRMTSDSEDKKFISALAAFQCRILYANVSYDHMVGWRTSSIRRETELIKPSRRSLGGYKHVVNVEDCPPVSSEGPHFPSEAAKGKEAAQTEPNTENTAEYYHLMEEEMIQGLQRIGWKKVDVSFHSAPWPLFAHNNIHVKREWLHNAGAGVIAHVADSIKQQESATLIAANL from the exons AGATCAAACAGGGGCCCGATCACCTCCTCGTCCTTGTTCACGGCATCATGGCTAG TCCTAGTGACTGGATTTATGCAGAGGAACAGCTGAAAAGGCGGCTGGGTAGCAATTTCTTGATCTATG CAAGTTCATCCAACAGTTATACAAAAACGTTTGGTGGGATTGATGGAGCTGGAAGGCGATTAGCAGATGAA ATCTTAGATGTGGTTCAACAGACAGATAGCTTGAGGAAAATCTCTTTCTTGGCACATTCCCTTGGCGGTTTGTTTGCAAGATACGCTATTGCTGTACTTTATAACTTGGAAAATTTGAGAAGGGGCCAGCATGGTTATTCTACGAGTCATACAAATGGAAATTCAGACAAACTAAAAAGCTTATCTGCATCGGGGACAATTGCTGGACTTGAGCCGATAAATTTTATTACCTTGGCGACCCCACATCTCGGGGTTAGGGGGAAAAAGCAG CTTCCGTTCTTATTGGGCGTACCGATATTGGAAAAACTCGCACCACCTTTAGCTCCCATCTTTATTGGGCAAACTGGTCGACAACTGTTCTTGACAGATGGGAAACCCAGCAAGCCACCGCTTCTTTTACGAATGACATCTGACTCTGAAGATAAAAAGTTCAT ATCTGCTCTTGCTGCCTTTCAGTGTCGAATTTTATATGCTAATGTGTCTTATGATC ATATGGTTGGCTGGAGAACATCTTCAATCAGGAGAGAAACAGAGCTTATTAAG cCCTCCCGTCGATCTTTGGGTGGCTACAAGCATGTTGTAAATGTGGAAGATTGTCCTCCGGTGTCCTCCGAAGGACCCCATTTTCCATCAGAAGCAGCCAAGGGAAAGGAAGCAGCCCAAACTGAGCCAAACACAGAAAACACCGCAGAATATTATCATCTGATGGAAG aGGAGATGATACAAGGGTTGCAAAGGATAGGTTGGAAGAAAGTTGATGTCAGCTTTCACTCGGCACCTTGGCCCTTATTTGCTCATAACAATATTCAT GTGAAGAGAGAATGGCTTCACAATGCTGGTGCTGGTGTTATTGCTCATGTTGCTGATAGTATAAAGCAGCAAGAGTCTGCTACATTAATTGCCGCAAATCTATAG
- the LOC109718651 gene encoding polyadenylate-binding protein-interacting protein 8-like, whose translation MAAAAAAAEDAIAVEAAAAEETEESEYERGVKRLVELLSKLNPSAKEFFPSSHGGKRGPDRRLSPDAPIYVATNDNYCSNYPIFDASGYKDLSSNGQQNRRRRNGYNQGRRRTNDHRARRAEREDSIRRTVYVSDIDHNVTEEKLAEIFASCGQVVDCRVCGDPHSVLRFAFVEFSDEDGARAALSLGGTMLGYYPLRVLPSRTAILPVNPKFLPRSEDEKEMVVRTVYCTNIDKKATQTDVQAFFEEYCGEVSRLRLLGDNVHSTRIAFVEFVDAESAIAALNCSGMLLGALPVRVSPSKTPVRPRVPRATSH comes from the exons atggcggcggctgcggcggcggcggaggacgcgATCGcggtggaggcggcggcggcggaggagacaGAGGAGTCGGAGTACGAGAGAGGGGTGAAGAGGCTCGTGGAATTGCTCTCGAAGCTGAACCCCTCGGCCAAAGAGTTTTTCCCCTCATCGCACGGTGGGAAGCGGGGGCCCGATCGCCGGCTCTCGCCCGATGCGCCGATCTACGTCGCGACGAACGATAATTATTGTAGTAATTACCCAATTTTTGATGCAAGTGGTTACAAGGATTTGAGTAGCAACGGCCAGCAGAATCGCAGg AGGAGGAATGGATACAACCAGGGAAGGAGAAGAACGAATGATCATCGGGCGCGAAGAGCTGAAAGGGAGGATAGCATTCGGCGAACTGTATATGTTTCTGACATAGATCACAAT GTGACTGAAGAGAAGCTAGCTGAAATATTTGCTTCTTGTGGGCAA GTTGTGGACTGTCGGGTTTGTGGCGATCCACACTCAGTTCTAAGGTTTGCGTTTGTCGAGTTCTCTGATGAAG ATGGTGCAAGGGCTGCATTAAGTCTTGGTGGGACCATGCTGGGTTACTACCCTCTTAGAGTCTTGCCATCCAGGACTGCCATTTTGCCTGTGAATCCCAAGTTCCTTCCACGA TCGGAGGATGAAAAGGAAATGGTTGTAAGGACAGTTTACTGTACAAACATAGACAAAAAG GCTACTCAAACAGATGTACAGGctttttttgaagaatattgTGGTGAG GTTTCTCGTTTGAGGCTTCTTGGAGATAATGTGCATTCCACACGTATTGCATTCGTCGAGTTTGTTGAT GCGGAAAGTGCGATTGCAGCTCTGAATTGTAGCGGCATGCTTTTGGGTGCTCTTCCTGTCAG GGTGAGTCCGTCGAAGACTCCGGTTAGGCCGCGGGTACCTCGAGCAACATCTCACTGA